One stretch of Nicotiana tabacum cultivar K326 chromosome 18, ASM71507v2, whole genome shotgun sequence DNA includes these proteins:
- the LOC107781387 gene encoding NADPH-dependent aldehyde reductase-like protein, chloroplastic: MAEEIQQSTQGQSFPLQDRVAIVTGSSRGIGKAIALHLASLGAKLVINYSSNSTKADDVVTQINSTFNSSPRAIAVKANISDPDQVKSLFDSAESAFQSPVNILVNCAGVLDGKYPSILNTTLEDFDRTFEVNARGAFICCKEGASRIKRGGGGRIICLTTSLAAAFRPGYGAYTASKAAVEAMVKILAKELKGTGITANCVAPGPIATEMFYDGKTEEMIKRVIDECPHGRLGQTEDVAPVVGFLAGDASEWVNGQIIRVNGGYI, from the coding sequence ATGGCAGAAGAAATTCAGCAATCAACCCAAGGCCAAAGCTTCCCACTACAAGATCGAGTAGCCATCGTTACCGGCTCTTCTCGCGGCATCGGCAAAGCCATCGCCCTTCATTTAGCATCTCTGGGTGCTAAGCTCGTCATCAACTATTCCTCCAACTCCACAAAAGCCGACGACGTCGTAACCCAAATCAATTCCACCTTCAATTCCTCTCCACGCGCCATCGCCGTCAAAGCCAACATCTCCGACCCAGATCAAGTCAAATCCCTCTTCGACTCTGCAGAATCGGCCTTTCAATCGCCGGTCAACATCTTAGTCAACTGTGCCGGCGTACTCGACGGGAAATACCCATCAATACTAAACACAACCCTCGAGGATTTCGACAGGACCTTCGAAGTGAACGCACGTGGGGCTTTCATATGCTGCAAGGAAGGGGCTAGCAGAATCAAGCGCGGCGGAGGGGGGAGGATTATATGCTTAACGACATCATTAGCGGCGGCGTTCAGGCCTGGGTACGGGGCTTACACGGCGTCGAAGGCGGCGGTGGAAGCCATGGTAAAGATACTGGCGAAGGAGCTGAAAGGGACTGGAATAACGGCGAATTGCGTGGCGCCGGGACCCATAGCGACGGAGATGTTTTACGATGGGAAAACGGAGGAGATGATAAAGAGGGTAATTGATGAGTGTCCACATGGAAGACTAGGACAGACGGAGGATGTAGCGCCGGTTGTTGGGTTTTTGGCAGGTGATGCTTCTGAATGGGTTAATGGACAAATCATTCGGGTCAATGGCGGCTACATctga